From Planococcus halocryophilus, the proteins below share one genomic window:
- the gltB gene encoding glutamate synthase large subunit, translating to MSKKEYPIPQGLYHPDQEHEACGIGMIANINGEKSHAIVQNAINILCNLEHRGGQSSDTSTGDGAGILTQIPHRFFLKQCEKEGITLPEEGKYGIGMLFMPQDYDLRMKTKEMIHQIIQEEGQICLGWRPVPVNDSFVGKVASKTKPVIRQVFIGAAQGLENRIDLERRLYIIRKRVEQAMLGKEDFKDVYFSSLSAGTIVYKGMLIPEQLDSFYIDLNHPEFKSALALVHSRFSTNTFPSWQRSHPNRYSIHNGEFNTLRGNVNWMRARQVLCESPAFNEQDLQKVLPVIDETGSDSSMFDNCFEFLHLSGRSLAHTAMMMVPEPWVNDPTIKKEKRDFYEYHSTLMEPWDGPAALVFTDGKQIAACLDRNGLRPARYYVTKSGMIVMGSEVGALDIFADDIIYKDRLRPGKMLLVDLEEGKIIPDEEIKLQIAGEMPYKDFIDKNMFDMEDLPEPVMPAESTDAEPLIKRQLAFGYTMEEVQKIIKPLATEGKDPVGSMGYDSPLAVLSKKPQLLYNYFKQLFAQVTNPPIDAIREHIITAARTTIGAEANLVQPTPESARHIRLETPILTNAELEKLRQQDLPAFKPVTISILFKKNEGTAAMEKRLDAVFAEADQAIKEGAKLLILSDRGVNEEYAAIPALLAVSGLHHYLIRQETRIQMSILLESAEPREVHHFAALLGYGAEGINPYLAFGTIENLIEIGDIPNVSFEEAETTYVKAVTDGIIKVLSKMGISTIQSYRGAQIFEAVGIHMDVINKYFTRTSSRLGGIGLDIIAQEVLMRHAAAYPVAQGDDQALESGDEFQYRENGENHQYNPKTIHTLQHACRTNNYDVFKKYTNLLTDEKANLQSLRGLMSFKERTPVPIDEVETVEEICARFKTGAMSYGSISKEAHEALAVAMNRIGGRSNSGEGGEETSRFIPDENGDNRRSAIKQVASGRFGVTSHYLVNADEIQIKVAQGAKPGEGGHLPGKKVYPWIAEVRGSTPGVELISPPPHHDIYSIEDLAELIFNLKNANPTARISVKLVSAVGVGTIAAGVAKGRADVVLISGYDGGTGAAPKTSLKHTGLPWEIGLAETHQTLLLNGLRDRIVVETDGKMMTGRDVVTAALLGAEEFGFSTAPLVVLGCVMMRVCHLDTCPVGIATQNPELREKYGGDPEHVVNFMRFIAREARELMAELGFRTINEMIGRTDVIEANQAIDHWKAGGIDLTALLYQPDLPEKVGRYATIKQNHELEKTLDYQELLPRCKKAIETGERVEVATAIRNIHRATGTIVGSAISKRYGAEGLPEDTINLNFQGSAGQSFGAFIPKGMTMNLIGDANDFVGKGLSGGKILVYPALDSTFLPEKNIIIGNVSFYGASAGEAYIYGVAGERFAVRNSGANIVVEGVGDHGCEYMTGGRVAILGQTGKNFAAGMSGGVAYVLDEEGTFSKRCNAEMVHLQPLAEPAEIEELREMITKHVHYTSSRNGTRLLANWDIYSAKFVRVIPKAYLQINERIDKLQSGGMTRDEAEMAAFEESKMAGAGK from the coding sequence TTGAGTAAAAAAGAGTATCCAATCCCACAAGGACTTTATCATCCAGATCAAGAGCATGAGGCGTGCGGAATAGGGATGATCGCCAATATCAATGGGGAAAAATCACACGCAATCGTACAGAATGCGATTAATATACTGTGTAACCTAGAACACCGTGGCGGACAATCCTCAGATACGAGTACTGGAGATGGCGCTGGAATTTTGACTCAAATTCCACATCGCTTTTTCCTTAAGCAATGTGAAAAAGAAGGAATTACCTTGCCTGAAGAAGGAAAGTACGGCATCGGTATGCTCTTTATGCCGCAAGACTATGATTTACGCATGAAAACAAAAGAAATGATTCATCAAATTATCCAAGAAGAAGGACAAATTTGTCTTGGATGGCGTCCGGTACCGGTTAATGATTCATTTGTTGGTAAAGTGGCATCAAAAACCAAGCCAGTTATCCGACAAGTATTTATCGGTGCTGCACAAGGTTTAGAAAACCGAATCGACCTTGAGCGACGACTTTATATCATTCGTAAGCGAGTAGAACAGGCTATGCTCGGAAAAGAAGATTTTAAAGACGTTTATTTTAGTAGCCTTTCAGCAGGCACGATTGTTTACAAAGGCATGCTTATCCCGGAACAATTAGATTCATTTTATATAGACCTCAACCACCCTGAATTCAAATCAGCGTTGGCTCTAGTCCACTCTCGCTTTAGTACGAATACCTTCCCAAGCTGGCAGCGTTCACATCCGAACCGCTACTCAATCCACAATGGAGAATTTAATACCTTAAGAGGCAACGTCAATTGGATGCGCGCTCGCCAAGTGCTTTGTGAGTCGCCTGCATTCAATGAACAAGATCTTCAAAAAGTCTTACCTGTTATTGATGAGACAGGCAGTGACTCTTCAATGTTCGATAACTGCTTTGAATTTTTGCATTTATCTGGAAGATCTCTGGCGCATACTGCAATGATGATGGTACCAGAACCATGGGTGAATGATCCAACGATTAAAAAAGAGAAAAGAGATTTCTATGAATATCATAGTACTTTAATGGAACCGTGGGACGGTCCTGCTGCTCTCGTCTTTACTGATGGTAAGCAAATAGCAGCTTGTCTTGACCGCAATGGTTTACGTCCTGCCCGTTATTACGTGACGAAAAGCGGCATGATCGTTATGGGTTCAGAAGTCGGTGCATTGGATATTTTTGCGGATGATATTATTTACAAAGACCGCTTGCGTCCGGGGAAAATGCTGTTAGTTGACTTAGAAGAAGGCAAAATCATTCCGGATGAAGAAATCAAACTTCAAATAGCGGGAGAAATGCCTTATAAAGATTTCATCGATAAAAATATGTTTGATATGGAGGATCTCCCAGAACCGGTAATGCCAGCGGAATCTACTGATGCAGAACCTTTGATCAAAAGGCAATTGGCTTTTGGTTATACAATGGAAGAAGTTCAAAAAATCATTAAACCGCTAGCGACTGAAGGAAAAGATCCTGTCGGTTCAATGGGATATGATTCGCCATTAGCTGTTTTATCGAAAAAGCCACAGCTTCTTTACAATTATTTCAAACAATTATTTGCCCAAGTAACGAATCCGCCGATTGATGCGATTCGTGAACATATTATTACAGCTGCGCGGACCACTATTGGTGCCGAAGCTAACTTAGTTCAACCAACTCCGGAAAGTGCTCGTCATATTCGATTAGAAACACCAATTTTAACAAATGCAGAACTTGAAAAATTACGTCAGCAAGACCTCCCGGCTTTTAAGCCTGTTACAATTTCGATTTTATTCAAAAAAAATGAAGGCACAGCAGCGATGGAAAAAAGATTAGACGCAGTCTTTGCGGAAGCAGATCAAGCCATTAAAGAGGGTGCCAAACTGCTTATTTTATCCGATCGTGGCGTAAATGAAGAGTATGCAGCAATTCCTGCACTTTTAGCAGTGTCAGGTTTGCATCATTATTTGATTCGCCAAGAAACACGTATTCAAATGAGTATATTGCTTGAATCTGCAGAACCTCGTGAAGTGCATCATTTTGCTGCTCTTCTTGGATACGGTGCAGAAGGCATTAACCCTTACTTAGCTTTTGGTACAATTGAAAACCTAATCGAGATAGGCGATATTCCAAATGTTAGCTTTGAAGAAGCAGAAACTACTTACGTCAAAGCTGTTACAGATGGCATTATCAAAGTATTGTCCAAAATGGGTATTTCAACGATTCAAAGTTATCGTGGTGCTCAAATTTTTGAAGCTGTCGGCATCCATATGGATGTAATCAATAAATACTTTACTCGTACTTCTTCACGTTTGGGCGGAATTGGTCTTGATATCATTGCGCAAGAAGTGCTCATGAGACATGCTGCAGCTTATCCTGTAGCTCAAGGAGACGATCAAGCGCTAGAATCGGGTGATGAATTCCAATACCGTGAAAATGGAGAAAATCATCAATACAACCCGAAAACAATTCATACTTTGCAACACGCATGTCGTACGAATAACTATGACGTCTTTAAAAAGTATACAAATTTGCTAACCGATGAAAAAGCAAATCTTCAATCGTTGCGTGGCTTAATGTCCTTTAAGGAACGAACACCAGTACCGATTGACGAAGTCGAAACGGTTGAAGAAATTTGTGCGCGCTTTAAAACAGGGGCCATGTCATATGGTTCTATTAGTAAAGAAGCACACGAAGCTCTTGCTGTAGCGATGAACCGCATTGGTGGACGAAGTAATTCAGGAGAGGGCGGAGAAGAAACTTCTCGTTTTATCCCTGATGAAAACGGAGATAACCGTCGTAGCGCGATTAAACAAGTCGCTTCTGGTCGTTTTGGTGTCACCAGCCATTATTTAGTGAATGCTGATGAAATTCAAATTAAAGTAGCGCAAGGAGCTAAACCAGGAGAAGGCGGACATTTACCAGGGAAGAAAGTTTACCCGTGGATTGCAGAAGTTCGTGGTTCTACTCCAGGTGTAGAACTGATTTCACCACCACCGCATCACGATATTTATTCAATTGAAGATTTAGCGGAATTGATTTTTAACTTGAAAAATGCCAATCCTACTGCTCGTATTAGCGTTAAATTAGTATCGGCTGTCGGTGTCGGAACCATTGCAGCGGGTGTTGCAAAAGGTCGTGCAGATGTTGTATTAATTAGTGGTTATGACGGAGGAACTGGAGCGGCGCCAAAAACAAGCTTGAAGCATACCGGTCTGCCTTGGGAAATCGGTTTGGCAGAAACGCATCAAACGCTTTTGTTAAATGGTCTGCGTGATCGAATTGTTGTCGAAACAGACGGTAAAATGATGACTGGTCGCGATGTCGTAACAGCGGCTCTACTTGGAGCTGAAGAATTTGGATTCTCAACAGCACCTCTTGTGGTATTGGGTTGCGTCATGATGCGCGTTTGTCATTTGGACACCTGTCCTGTAGGCATTGCAACTCAAAATCCAGAGCTACGTGAAAAATACGGTGGAGATCCAGAGCATGTGGTTAACTTTATGCGCTTTATCGCACGAGAAGCGCGAGAACTAATGGCAGAACTCGGTTTCCGTACAATTAATGAAATGATTGGTCGAACAGATGTGATCGAAGCAAATCAGGCGATCGACCATTGGAAAGCGGGCGGCATCGACTTAACGGCTCTGTTGTACCAGCCAGACTTGCCAGAAAAAGTAGGTCGCTATGCCACGATTAAACAAAATCACGAATTAGAAAAAACTTTAGATTATCAAGAACTATTGCCGCGTTGTAAAAAAGCCATCGAAACAGGTGAACGTGTCGAAGTGGCCACGGCAATTCGTAATATTCATAGAGCAACAGGAACCATTGTTGGTAGTGCAATTTCTAAGCGTTACGGTGCAGAAGGATTGCCAGAAGATACCATCAACTTGAATTTCCAAGGGTCAGCCGGACAAAGTTTCGGAGCATTTATTCCAAAAGGAATGACGATGAATTTAATCGGAGATGCCAATGACTTTGTTGGAAAAGGGTTGTCGGGAGGTAAAATACTGGTGTATCCAGCGCTAGATTCAACGTTCCTTCCTGAGAAAAATATCATTATCGGGAATGTTTCGTTTTACGGAGCATCTGCCGGTGAAGCTTATATTTATGGTGTAGCAGGAGAGCGCTTTGCGGTCAGAAACAGTGGAGCAAACATTGTTGTCGAAGGTGTCGGGGATCATGGCTGCGAATATATGACAGGCGGTCGAGTTGCAATTCTTGGTCAAACCGGGAAAAACTTTGCGGCAGGGATGTCTGGAGGCGTTGCATATGTCCTTGATGAAGAAGGTACATTTAGCAAACGTTGCAACGCAGAGATGGTTCATTTACAGCCGCTTGCCGAACCAGCGGAAATCGAAGAATTACGTGAAATGATCACGAAACATGTGCATTATACAAGCAGTCGTAACGGAACGCGCTTATTAGCAAATTGGGATATTTATTCCGCTAAATTTGTACGTGTTATTCCGAAAGCTTATCTTCAAATCAATGAACGAATTGATAAGTTACAAAGCGGTGGAATGACAAGAGACGAAGCTGAAATGGCAGCATTTGAAGAAAGTAAAATGGCTGGAGCGGGGAAATAA
- the recQ gene encoding DNA helicase RecQ: MLESAKKLLQSHFGYESFRVGQEQAITQVFEGHNSICVMPTGGGKSMCYQIPALVMEGTTIVVSPLISLMKDQVDALLAAGIPAAYINSSLDFDEVRETLMDVQRGAIKLLYIAPERLDSEMFLNELQGVHVPLIAVDEAHCISQWGHDFRPSYRLISRMTELFPNNPTVLALTATATPQVREDICRILNIEEQHTVMTGFERANLTFSVVRGQDRERFVKEYVAKNDKEAGIIYAATRKTVDSVYEMLIKKGIKAAKYHAGMSDNERKSGQERFLNDEVTVMVATNAFGMGIDKSNIRFVIHYQLPKNMESYYQEAGRAGRDGLPSECIVLYASQDVQTQRFLIDQAQDPSRIPGELMKLQGMVDYCHTENCLQQFIIHYFGDTAAEPCGHCGNCLDDRESLDVTKDVQMVLSCVIRMGQKFGKVMTAQVLTGSRNKKVLDFGFDKLSTYGILKHQNSKEVSNLIEFMISQELLAVEQGSFPTIYVPDGGRDVLLGKRKVLRKGAVITKQIATNDPLFEELRVIRKKLAEEAGVPPFVIFSDKTLQDMVARKPKSAAEFLEVNGVGANKLEKYGEAFLVAIHSFNAIKNE; encoded by the coding sequence TTGTTGGAAAGCGCAAAAAAATTACTGCAGTCCCATTTTGGCTATGAGTCATTTCGGGTCGGCCAGGAGCAAGCCATTACGCAAGTTTTTGAAGGACATAATTCGATTTGTGTCATGCCGACAGGCGGAGGTAAGTCAATGTGCTACCAAATTCCAGCGCTTGTTATGGAAGGGACCACAATAGTTGTGTCGCCTTTAATTTCATTAATGAAAGACCAAGTGGATGCACTTTTAGCAGCGGGTATTCCGGCTGCTTATATAAATAGCTCTCTCGATTTTGATGAAGTCCGAGAGACGCTAATGGATGTTCAACGCGGAGCGATTAAATTGCTTTACATTGCCCCTGAACGATTGGATTCAGAAATGTTCCTGAATGAATTGCAAGGAGTTCATGTCCCGTTGATTGCTGTCGATGAAGCTCACTGTATTTCGCAGTGGGGTCATGACTTCCGCCCGAGTTATCGTTTGATCAGCCGGATGACGGAATTGTTTCCAAATAATCCGACGGTGTTAGCATTGACTGCGACCGCTACGCCTCAAGTTCGTGAGGATATTTGTCGAATTTTAAATATCGAAGAACAACATACTGTAATGACAGGTTTTGAACGAGCAAACTTAACCTTTTCGGTTGTACGAGGACAAGACCGTGAGCGATTTGTAAAAGAATATGTGGCAAAAAACGATAAAGAAGCAGGTATTATTTACGCTGCTACGCGCAAAACCGTAGACTCGGTTTACGAGATGCTAATAAAAAAAGGCATCAAAGCGGCCAAGTATCATGCAGGAATGTCAGACAATGAAAGAAAAAGCGGCCAAGAACGTTTTCTGAATGACGAAGTGACAGTCATGGTTGCGACAAATGCCTTTGGAATGGGTATCGATAAATCGAATATTCGGTTCGTTATTCATTATCAGTTACCCAAAAATATGGAAAGCTACTATCAAGAAGCAGGACGTGCAGGACGAGATGGTTTGCCAAGTGAATGTATTGTGCTGTATGCGTCACAAGATGTCCAAACACAACGATTTTTAATCGATCAAGCGCAAGATCCTAGTCGAATTCCTGGAGAACTAATGAAATTGCAGGGGATGGTGGACTACTGTCATACCGAAAATTGCTTGCAGCAATTTATCATCCATTATTTTGGAGATACGGCGGCGGAACCTTGTGGACATTGTGGAAATTGCTTAGATGACCGTGAAAGTCTTGATGTCACGAAAGATGTTCAAATGGTGTTGTCATGTGTGATTCGCATGGGACAAAAGTTTGGGAAAGTAATGACAGCTCAAGTGCTAACAGGATCGCGCAATAAAAAAGTACTGGATTTTGGTTTTGATAAACTCTCGACTTATGGAATTTTAAAACACCAAAATTCAAAAGAAGTTTCAAATTTAATCGAATTTATGATTTCTCAAGAATTGTTAGCTGTCGAACAAGGGTCTTTTCCAACGATTTACGTTCCCGATGGTGGAAGAGATGTTTTGTTAGGTAAGCGGAAAGTACTAAGAAAAGGTGCAGTAATAACAAAACAGATTGCTACAAACGATCCTTTATTCGAAGAATTGCGTGTTATCCGTAAAAAATTGGCGGAGGAAGCCGGTGTTCCTCCTTTTGTCATTTTTTCTGATAAAACATTACAAGATATGGTCGCAAGAAAACCGAAAAGCGCAGCTGAATTTTTAGAAGTGAACGGCGTAGGTGCCAATAAACTCGAAAAATACGGAGAAGCATTCCTAGTGGCAATCCATTCTTTTAATGCGATAAAAAATGAATAA
- a CDS encoding SDR family oxidoreductase, which yields MHKTIFITGAGSGLAKGTAFGLAEKGHKVIAPVETAPQVTALREEAASKGLELEVFKMDIKNPQDLAQMLEYDFDVFVANAAVNEGGPLAEVPMSNFRELFEVNVFSTLETAQIAARKFVDKGKGKIVFMSSMAGITATPYVGPYTATKHAIEGIAATMQKELKDHGVQVATINPGAFATGFNDRSAEAKWKWYDEAIHFTRKEDMAEADQALENQYDPAEMIDKMVEVIPLDTHKFRTVFPNETEKKMKEEEAQRWNMEI from the coding sequence ATGCATAAGACAATATTTATTACAGGAGCTGGAAGTGGTTTAGCAAAAGGAACTGCTTTTGGTCTTGCAGAAAAAGGACATAAAGTAATTGCGCCAGTTGAAACAGCTCCACAAGTGACAGCCTTACGCGAGGAAGCAGCCTCAAAAGGGTTAGAGTTAGAAGTTTTTAAAATGGATATTAAAAACCCTCAAGATTTAGCACAAATGCTTGAATATGATTTTGATGTTTTCGTAGCCAACGCTGCAGTTAACGAAGGTGGACCCCTTGCAGAAGTGCCGATGTCGAATTTCAGGGAGTTGTTTGAAGTTAATGTCTTCAGCACTTTAGAGACTGCACAAATTGCTGCGCGGAAATTTGTGGATAAAGGAAAAGGGAAAATTGTTTTCATGTCTTCGATGGCTGGCATTACGGCGACACCTTACGTAGGCCCTTATACCGCGACCAAACATGCAATTGAAGGAATTGCGGCTACGATGCAAAAGGAATTGAAAGATCATGGTGTACAAGTAGCTACGATTAATCCAGGTGCTTTTGCGACAGGTTTTAATGATCGTAGCGCAGAGGCGAAATGGAAGTGGTACGACGAAGCTATTCACTTTACGCGCAAAGAGGACATGGCAGAGGCGGATCAAGCTCTAGAAAATCAATATGATCCTGCCGAAATGATTGACAAGATGGTTGAAGTTATTCCACTCGATACGCATAAATTCCGTACCGTCTTTCCAAATGAAACAGAAAAAAAAATGAAAGAAGAAGAAGCGCAGCGGTGGAATATGGAAATTTGA
- a CDS encoding helix-turn-helix domain-containing protein — MKQLSKRIKDLREAKGLSTEELAEAIGFAKSTVWAYESGKKQVSVVHLERLADYFEISVDSLLDRDERTINVDLQNTSFLNDYNLMLDDQPLNQTEIAEAASFIQVKRRMGTYGTATS, encoded by the coding sequence ATGAAACAATTAAGTAAACGAATCAAGGACTTAAGAGAAGCTAAAGGACTATCTACTGAAGAATTGGCAGAAGCAATCGGCTTTGCAAAAAGTACGGTTTGGGCTTATGAAAGTGGGAAAAAACAAGTCTCTGTAGTACATCTTGAAAGACTTGCTGATTATTTTGAGATTTCGGTCGACAGTTTGTTAGATCGCGACGAACGGACTATCAATGTAGATCTTCAAAATACTAGTTTCTTAAATGACTACAATTTAATGCTAGATGACCAGCCACTAAACCAAACTGAGATTGCTGAGGCTGCATCATTTATTCAAGTTAAACGCCGTATGGGTACTTATGGCACAGCAACATCTTAA
- a CDS encoding peptide MFS transporter yields the protein MSEKYSRQEIVKSVPQKGFFGHPKGLFTLFFTEFWERFSYYGMRAILVFYMYYEMSEGGLGLDQTTALSIMSIYGSLVYMSGIIGGWLADRIFGTSKAIFYGGILIMLGHIALAIPGNLALFFVSMVLIVLGTGLLKPNVSSVVGEIYEENDDRRDAGFSIFYMGINMGGFLAPLIVGTVGMKISFHLGFSIAAVGMFLGLVIFVLTKKKNLGLAGTVVPNPLLPSERKATIRAFTIGALVIAAAIAIGIPTGLLTFNSFVGIVGVFGILIPVLYFTVMYRSKKTTEVERSHLLAYIPLFIASVMFWAIQEQGSTILAAYADTRTDLEFAGITISPAWFQSLNPLFIIMLAPVFAWMWVKLGSKQPSIPQKFSLGLLFAGLSFLVILLPAYFGGPSALVNPLWLVLSYFIVVLGELCLSPVGLSATTKLAPAAFSAQTMSLWFLSNAAAQAINAQLVKFYTVENEMMYFGIIGGVSIVLSIALFAFAPRIQSFMKGVR from the coding sequence ATGTCTGAAAAGTATTCTCGACAAGAGATTGTTAAAAGCGTTCCTCAAAAAGGCTTTTTTGGTCATCCAAAAGGGTTGTTCACATTATTCTTCACTGAGTTCTGGGAACGGTTCTCTTATTATGGGATGAGAGCCATTCTAGTTTTCTATATGTATTACGAAATGTCCGAAGGTGGACTTGGTCTTGATCAAACGACTGCATTATCCATTATGTCTATTTATGGATCACTCGTTTACATGTCTGGAATTATCGGTGGTTGGTTAGCTGACAGGATATTCGGTACTTCTAAAGCCATATTTTACGGTGGGATACTTATTATGCTTGGGCATATTGCTCTAGCTATACCCGGAAATCTTGCTTTATTCTTTGTTTCAATGGTCTTAATTGTACTGGGTACCGGTTTATTAAAACCAAACGTATCGAGTGTGGTCGGCGAGATTTATGAAGAAAATGATGACCGACGCGATGCAGGGTTTAGTATTTTCTATATGGGGATCAACATGGGTGGTTTCTTAGCGCCATTAATTGTTGGTACTGTCGGAATGAAAATCAGCTTCCACTTAGGTTTTAGTATTGCCGCTGTCGGGATGTTCCTTGGTCTAGTAATATTTGTTCTTACGAAGAAAAAAAATCTTGGCTTAGCAGGAACTGTTGTGCCAAACCCGTTATTGCCTTCAGAACGCAAGGCAACGATTCGAGCGTTCACTATCGGCGCATTAGTCATTGCGGCAGCAATTGCTATCGGGATTCCAACAGGTCTATTGACGTTCAATAGTTTCGTCGGAATTGTCGGGGTTTTTGGTATTTTAATTCCTGTTTTGTATTTCACTGTTATGTATCGCAGCAAAAAGACAACAGAAGTGGAACGCTCACATTTGTTGGCTTATATTCCTTTATTTATCGCGTCAGTTATGTTCTGGGCGATTCAAGAACAAGGTTCAACAATTCTTGCTGCATACGCAGATACTCGCACAGATCTTGAATTTGCAGGAATCACCATCTCGCCTGCTTGGTTCCAATCGTTAAATCCATTATTCATCATAATGTTAGCGCCAGTCTTTGCTTGGATGTGGGTTAAACTTGGAAGCAAACAACCATCTATTCCGCAAAAGTTCTCTCTCGGATTACTATTTGCCGGTTTGTCTTTCTTAGTTATTTTATTACCAGCTTATTTTGGTGGACCATCAGCATTGGTTAATCCACTTTGGCTTGTTCTTAGTTATTTCATCGTTGTATTAGGTGAACTTTGCCTATCTCCAGTTGGGTTATCAGCAACAACTAAATTGGCACCCGCTGCTTTCTCAGCTCAAACAATGAGTTTATGGTTCCTTTCTAACGCTGCTGCTCAAGCCATCAACGCGCAGTTGGTTAAGTTCTACACAGTTGAAAACGAAATGATGTATTTCGGAATCATCGGTGGTGTTTCAATCGTTCTAAGTATCGCGTTGTTTGCCTTTGCACCACGCATTCAAAGCTTCATGAAAGGCGTTCGCTAA
- a CDS encoding pentapeptide repeat-containing protein, whose translation MKKTKRLTPLLPKELETRSFVEALDDQYISNCRISQETIDLNTEEALHIDRVVFENVTFLETSWPRSEFVDVIFLNCDLSNMDMSRAVFHRTEFRNSKLMGANFAEAGIRHTLFEECILNYATFGFTLCNAVSFVSSSMRFADFYEMELKSSEFRLCDMNDINFTQTSLNGIDLSTNTFESIQVSIDKLQGCTVSTDQAIAFARQMGMIIANG comes from the coding sequence ATGAAGAAAACGAAAAGATTAACACCGCTGCTCCCAAAAGAGTTAGAGACGCGCTCTTTTGTTGAAGCATTGGATGATCAGTACATAAGCAATTGCCGAATTTCACAAGAAACTATTGATTTGAATACAGAAGAAGCACTGCATATCGACAGAGTTGTATTTGAAAATGTCACTTTTCTTGAAACCAGTTGGCCACGTTCGGAGTTTGTCGATGTGATTTTTTTGAATTGCGATTTATCAAATATGGACATGAGTCGCGCAGTTTTTCATCGAACGGAATTTCGCAACTCCAAATTGATGGGGGCTAATTTTGCAGAAGCAGGAATTCGCCATACACTTTTTGAAGAATGTATTTTAAATTATGCTACATTTGGTTTTACCTTATGTAATGCCGTAAGCTTTGTCTCTTCTTCTATGCGGTTTGCAGACTTTTATGAAATGGAACTAAAGAGCAGCGAATTCCGGTTGTGCGATATGAATGACATTAACTTTACACAAACGAGTCTTAACGGAATCGACCTTAGCACCAATACGTTTGAAAGCATCCAAGTATCAATAGACAAACTTCAAGGATGCACCGTATCGACCGACCAAGCAATCGCCTTTGCACGTCAAATGGGAATGATTATAGCGAATGGTTAA
- a CDS encoding universal stress protein, which yields MKKIRGRMDESILVCVFYGPNGERLINRGNKLATMLDCPLYILTVDSRSVDEFDAEKVSYIERWRELAEEYDAEEFIVRDNEKRPTAKVIGDVAHDCNITQIVMGQTARSRWEEITKGSFLNLLLREIPFVDLHVVSVARTVKGVEGDEFEKGVRCYLMKDGDSYKVNFTQSKNCQLEGIFFKEIGTDFDNGIFKFMHDNKIYQVEVTEDRIELPEIIDECLGKELVKK from the coding sequence ATGAAAAAAATCAGAGGACGAATGGATGAAAGTATTTTGGTATGTGTTTTTTACGGACCGAATGGTGAACGTTTAATCAATCGGGGTAATAAGCTTGCTACTATGCTGGATTGTCCGTTGTATATTTTAACGGTAGATTCAAGATCTGTTGATGAGTTTGATGCTGAAAAAGTCTCTTATATTGAAAGATGGAGAGAACTTGCTGAAGAATATGATGCTGAGGAATTTATTGTTCGTGATAATGAAAAACGCCCGACTGCAAAAGTCATCGGGGATGTTGCGCATGATTGTAACATCACGCAAATTGTCATGGGACAGACGGCAAGAAGTAGATGGGAAGAAATCACAAAAGGTTCATTCTTGAACTTGTTACTTCGTGAAATTCCGTTTGTCGACTTGCATGTTGTTTCTGTAGCGCGCACAGTTAAAGGCGTTGAAGGTGACGAGTTTGAAAAAGGTGTACGCTGTTACTTGATGAAAGATGGCGATAGTTACAAGGTCAACTTTACACAATCGAAAAATTGTCAGCTTGAAGGGATTTTCTTTAAAGAAATCGGTACCGATTTTGATAACGGAATCTTTAAATTCATGCATGACAATAAAATATATCAAGTTGAAGTAACCGAAGATCGAATCGAATTGCCTGAAATCATTGATGAATGTTTAGGGAAAGAATTAGTGAAAAAATAA